In Pangasianodon hypophthalmus isolate fPanHyp1 chromosome 3, fPanHyp1.pri, whole genome shotgun sequence, a single genomic region encodes these proteins:
- the got1 gene encoding aspartate aminotransferase, cytoplasmic, giving the protein MSSIFSEVPQAAPVAVFKLTADFREDPSPNKVNLGVGAYRTDECQPWVLPVVRKVEKLIAEDDSLNHEYLPILGLPEFRSSASKIALGEDSPAVLEKRVGAVQCLGGTGALKIGAEFLRRFHNGNKNTKTPVYVSSPTWENHNGVFANAGFEDIRSYKYWDAEKRGLNLSGFLGDLESAPEHSIFVLHACAHNPTGTDPTQDEWKKIAEVMKRKNLFAFFDSAYQGFASGNLEKDAWAVRYFVSQGFEIFCAQSFSKNFGLYNERVGNLTVVTKDADSLSRVLSQMEMIVRITWSNPPSQGARVVGITLNTPELFAEWKDNVKTMADRVLLMRAELKAKLQALGTPGTWEHITEQIGMFSFTGLNPKQVQYLVKEKHIYLMASGRINMCGLTTKNIDYVAESIHEAVTRVQ; this is encoded by the exons CATACAGGACAGATGAGTGTCAGCCATGGGTGCTGCCTGTTGTGAGGAAGGTGGAGAAGCTGATTGCTGAGGACGACAGTCTAAACCATGAGTACCTGCCCATCCTAGGTCTACCTGAGTTTCGTTCTAGTGCATCAAAGATTGCTTTGGGTGAGGACAGTCCTGCCGTTCTGGAGAAGAGG GTAGGAGCTGTTCAGTGCCTAGGAGGAACTGGTGCTTTGAAGATTGGTGCTGAGTTTCTGCGCAGATTTCACAATgggaacaaaaacacaaaaacacctgTTTATGTCTCTTCACCCACATGGG aGAACCACAATGGTGTTTTTGCTAATGCTGGGTTTGAAGATATTCGTTCATACAAATATTGGGATGCAGAGAAGCGTGGACTGAACCTGTCTGGTTTCCTGGGTGATTTAGAG AGTGCACCTGAACACTCTATCTTTGTGCTGCACGCCTGCGCCCATAACCCCACAGGCACAGATCCCACTCAAGACGAGTGGAAGAAGATTGCTGAAGTAATGAAG AGGAAGAATCTCTTTGCCTTCTTTGACTCAGCATATCAAGGCTTTGCCTCTGGAAATTTAGAGAAGGATGCTTGGGCAGTTCGTTATTTCGTGTCTCAGGGTTTTGAAATATTCTGTGCCCAGTCTTTCTCGAAGAACTTTGGACTGTACA ATGAAAGGGTGGGCAACCTGACAGTTGTTACTAAAGATGCAGACAGCCTGAGCCGTGTTCTCTCTCAAATGGAGATGATCGTCCGTATCACCTGGTCCAATCCTCCGTCACAGGGAGCTCGTGTGGTTGGGATAACACTCAACACCCCAGAGCTCTTTGCTGAGTG GAAGGATAACGTGAAGACAATGGCTGACAGGGTTTTGCTGATGCGCGCTGAATTGAAGGCCAAACTGCAGGCTCTCGGCACCCCAGGCACCTGGGAGCACATCACTGAGCAAATCGGCATGTTCAGCTTCACAGGCCTTAACC CCAAACAAGTGCAGTACCTGGTGAAGGAGAAGCACATCTATTTGATGGCCAGTGGCCGCATCAACATGTGTGGCCTGACCACTAAGAATATTGACTACGTCGCTGAGTCCATTCATGAAGCTGTCACCAGGGTCCAATAA